In a single window of the Nodularia spumigena CCY9414 genome:
- a CDS encoding ParA family protein has translation MQIRLAVISNAGGSGKTTLSVHLAHALAKRKYNVALFDLDPQGSLTLFCGLNQPEPEHTLAAVLKENFDGNWPLTPCWSEHTDKVVICQGGMVLTQTADELVLHKRGAYLLGDRLTDYPLEHDLMIFDCPATLGPLPLMALAASTHIIIPVQLEPKSIQGAAHLLEWYYYHCKHLRLKPTPEILGFVPNQYDARRAAHRQMLAALPSQLEQMNIHAFSEIRDSAEFVNASGQGLPLAIHRPSHQAKDDFKEIASKLAALIGSKSKESAKV, from the coding sequence ATGCAAATTAGATTAGCTGTAATAAGTAATGCCGGAGGAAGTGGTAAGACAACCCTTTCTGTCCATCTAGCTCATGCTCTGGCAAAACGCAAGTATAACGTAGCACTGTTTGACCTTGATCCGCAAGGGTCACTGACACTGTTTTGTGGTTTAAATCAACCAGAACCAGAACATACTTTAGCTGCTGTCCTCAAAGAGAATTTTGATGGTAACTGGCCGTTAACACCCTGCTGGAGTGAACACACTGATAAAGTAGTCATTTGTCAGGGTGGTATGGTTCTGACCCAAACAGCAGATGAATTAGTTTTACACAAACGAGGAGCTTACTTATTAGGCGATCGCTTAACTGACTATCCTCTAGAACATGATTTGATGATCTTTGATTGTCCAGCTACCCTGGGTCCCTTACCTTTAATGGCACTAGCAGCCAGTACACACATAATTATTCCCGTGCAGCTAGAACCCAAATCAATTCAAGGAGCGGCTCATTTACTGGAATGGTATTACTACCATTGCAAGCATTTACGCTTAAAACCCACACCAGAAATTCTCGGCTTTGTTCCCAACCAATACGATGCTCGACGTGCAGCCCATAGACAAATGTTGGCTGCATTACCATCTCAGTTAGAGCAGATGAATATCCATGCTTTTTCAGAAATTCGGGATAGTGCTGAATTTGTTAACGCCAGTGGACAAGGATTACCATTAGCTATTCACCGCCCCAGTCATCAAGCAAAGGATGACTTTAAAGAAATTGCCTCAAAATTAGCGGCTTTGATTGGCAGCAAGAGTAAAGAGAGCGCGAAAGTTTAA
- a CDS encoding aldo/keto reductase, with amino-acid sequence MKCRRLGKSPLFVSEIGLGTMIFGTQCDVETSLTILDKSFDIGINFYDSAEIYPVPSTAKDFGLSESILGDWIKTKDRSAVIVSTKVSGSAQTWYKSPARSGMAALDRVQIRKALEGSLKRLNTDYIDVYQAHWPDHGARLEDLLDLFHSFIKEGKIRVIGCSNETSWGLMKSLWISEANRYTPFDVIQNSYSFHNRRFEDELAEVCLYENVSLVAYAPLSGGVLTGKYTQSQQSHNFRFNYYSQGELRQKSIASRYVNHKTLESALLFCEIAQREEIPPAALALAWNLQHDYLASSLIGISNPQQLDDIAYLDNYEISEEALSSLEAISKEIPYPMEHGF; translated from the coding sequence ATGAAATGTAGAAGGCTGGGTAAAAGTCCGCTTTTTGTTTCAGAAATCGGATTGGGAACTATGATTTTTGGTACTCAATGTGATGTAGAAACATCCTTAACGATCTTGGATAAATCATTTGATATTGGAATTAACTTCTACGATTCTGCTGAAATTTACCCCGTACCTTCTACTGCAAAAGATTTTGGACTATCTGAGTCTATTCTTGGAGACTGGATCAAGACAAAGGATCGTAGTGCAGTTATTGTTTCTACTAAGGTTTCTGGATCTGCTCAAACTTGGTATAAATCTCCTGCTAGATCTGGAATGGCTGCACTGGATAGAGTCCAAATCAGGAAAGCCCTAGAAGGTTCACTCAAGCGATTGAATACTGACTATATTGATGTTTACCAAGCTCATTGGCCAGATCATGGAGCAAGACTAGAAGATTTACTTGACTTATTTCACTCTTTTATTAAGGAGGGAAAGATTAGAGTTATTGGTTGCAGCAACGAAACTTCATGGGGTTTAATGAAGTCATTGTGGATATCTGAAGCTAATCGATATACTCCATTTGATGTTATTCAAAATAGCTATAGTTTCCACAATCGCCGATTTGAAGACGAACTAGCTGAGGTTTGCCTTTATGAGAATGTTAGTTTAGTTGCTTACGCTCCTTTGTCAGGGGGAGTTTTAACGGGTAAGTACACCCAAAGTCAGCAATCTCACAATTTTCGCTTTAACTATTATTCCCAAGGTGAACTCAGACAAAAATCTATAGCTAGTCGATATGTCAATCATAAAACTCTGGAATCAGCCTTACTGTTTTGTGAAATTGCCCAAAGAGAGGAAATACCTCCCGCAGCTTTGGCATTAGCTTGGAACCTACAGCATGATTACTTAGCTTCATCTTTGATTGGCATTAGTAACCCTCAGCAGCTTGATGATATTGCTTACTTAGACAACTATGAAATTTCAGAGGAAGCATTAAGTTCCCTAGAAGCTATTTCAAAAGAAATACCTTATCCAATGGAGCACGGTTTTTAA
- the grrM gene encoding cyclophane-forming radical SAM/SPASM peptide maturase GrrM/OscB, with translation MLAQDLHTRLFILQPTPFCNLDCKYCYLPDRDNKAKISLEIVEASFEKLFSSNMVKDKVYIVWHCGEPLVAGLPFFKEAISILEAVAKKYGKENSYTNGVQTNGLLINEKWCEFFKEKHFSVGVSIDGPEFIHDRHRTTKRGISTHQAVLKGWRLLQQYEVDTNIIGVLTNFSLDYANEIHDFFASLNVQLIGFNMDEVEGTNKISSFSPSDSSLERFKKFMSELYDLVESSKAFAVREFELAKNLILGTQDIEHGENRPFSIISVDHQGNFSTFAPELLTMKSDQYGDFIFGNVLNDSFQSSFNTYKYQKISQSIEQGILLCKESCDYFNMCRGGSASNKYFEQGKFQCDETTYCIFMKKAIIDVVLEKMEKSIANKL, from the coding sequence ATGTTAGCCCAAGATTTACATACACGCCTCTTCATTTTACAGCCGACTCCCTTTTGCAATTTAGATTGTAAATATTGTTATCTACCAGATCGTGATAATAAGGCTAAAATCTCACTTGAGATAGTGGAAGCATCTTTTGAAAAGCTTTTTTCAAGCAATATGGTTAAGGATAAGGTTTATATTGTTTGGCATTGTGGCGAACCGTTAGTTGCTGGCTTGCCTTTTTTTAAGGAGGCAATATCAATTTTAGAGGCTGTGGCTAAGAAGTATGGCAAGGAAAATTCTTATACTAATGGAGTTCAAACTAATGGTCTCTTGATTAATGAGAAGTGGTGTGAGTTCTTTAAAGAAAAACATTTTAGTGTCGGAGTAAGCATTGATGGTCCAGAATTTATCCACGATAGACATAGGACTACCAAACGTGGAATCTCTACTCATCAAGCAGTATTAAAGGGTTGGAGGCTCTTACAGCAGTATGAGGTTGATACGAACATCATCGGCGTACTGACTAATTTTTCTCTAGATTACGCAAACGAGATACATGATTTTTTTGCTAGCCTCAATGTACAACTAATCGGTTTTAACATGGATGAAGTTGAGGGAACTAATAAAATATCTTCTTTCTCTCCCTCTGATTCCTCACTAGAACGGTTTAAAAAGTTCATGAGTGAACTTTATGATTTGGTTGAATCGTCGAAAGCTTTTGCTGTTCGGGAATTTGAGCTTGCTAAAAATCTCATACTAGGAACTCAGGATATAGAGCATGGTGAGAATCGACCTTTTTCAATTATTTCCGTTGATCATCAAGGTAATTTCTCCACGTTTGCGCCAGAACTACTCACTATGAAAAGTGATCAATATGGGGATTTTATATTTGGAAATGTATTGAATGATTCTTTTCAGAGTAGTTTCAATACATACAAATACCAAAAAATTAGTCAGAGCATTGAACAAGGAATCCTTTTATGCAAAGAGTCCTGTGATTATTTTAATATGTGTCGTGGTGGCTCTGCGTCTAATAAATATTTTGAACAAGGTAAGTTTCAATGTGATGAAACAACCTATTGTATTTTCATGAAAAAGGCAATTATTGATGTTGTTTTGGAGAAAATGGAAAAATCTATAGCCAATAAATTGTGA
- a CDS encoding ParB/RepB/Spo0J family partition protein has translation MTTRKSPDLTNYFSGAKQSQQLSEAEAEIQRLKAEIEELRSQGSSELETQLQTLRAQLQSQSGIQSISLEKIQANPEQPRQTFLSESIESMSRSLVSDGQLEPIILIQREHLVIFDGERRWRSAKNLGWENLQAVIIPEPDALHRKALITSLHREDLNPLDKAEAIVRELAINTGLEPQDIPRILSTVVRRLNAQKRMNSVVGLITVTPEEQQQGLAVLDLDEREAAIFTVLLDLQLNPASIDANIFPMLSLAEDLKTAIRSSGLKGVHAIALQKLSAKNLGVPELEAEEIRINVTQKVLAEKLSVQKTRQLVTEAIASQSTDAEKIEKQVKPMTTATRSLYKVSGDALKKVEVSQLMEFQEVLRKKLAEIEEVIQEKAVNDNKV, from the coding sequence ATGACCACTCGTAAATCTCCTGACCTCACCAACTATTTTTCAGGCGCAAAGCAATCCCAACAATTATCAGAAGCTGAGGCAGAAATTCAACGCCTAAAAGCCGAAATAGAAGAACTCCGCTCTCAAGGATCAAGTGAGTTAGAAACACAGCTACAAACTCTCAGGGCGCAACTTCAGTCACAATCAGGTATCCAATCTATTTCTTTAGAAAAAATTCAAGCCAACCCAGAGCAACCGAGACAGACATTTTTATCAGAAAGTATTGAGTCTATGTCTCGTTCTCTGGTATCAGATGGACAACTAGAACCAATTATTTTAATTCAACGGGAACACTTAGTTATCTTTGACGGTGAACGACGTTGGCGCAGTGCTAAAAACTTGGGTTGGGAAAATCTGCAAGCTGTGATTATTCCTGAACCTGATGCTTTGCACCGTAAAGCTTTAATTACTTCATTACACAGGGAAGACCTCAATCCTCTGGATAAAGCTGAAGCTATTGTGCGGGAGTTGGCAATAAATACTGGTTTAGAACCTCAAGATATTCCCCGTATTCTCTCAACGGTAGTACGACGGTTGAATGCACAAAAACGAATGAATTCTGTTGTTGGACTGATTACGGTAACACCGGAAGAACAACAACAAGGTTTAGCTGTTTTGGACTTAGATGAACGCGAAGCGGCAATTTTCACTGTACTTTTAGATTTACAACTCAATCCCGCTTCGATTGATGCCAATATTTTTCCTATGCTTTCTTTAGCGGAAGACTTGAAAACTGCAATCAGGTCTTCTGGTCTTAAAGGTGTTCATGCCATAGCGTTACAAAAACTGTCAGCGAAAAATTTGGGAGTGCCAGAATTAGAAGCAGAAGAAATTAGAATCAACGTCACCCAAAAGGTGTTAGCAGAAAAATTATCTGTGCAAAAAACACGGCAATTAGTAACTGAAGCGATCGCTTCACAAAGTACCGACGCTGAAAAAATCGAAAAACAAGTTAAACCAATGACTACGGCAACACGCTCTTTGTATAAAGTTTCTGGGGACGCGCTGAAGAAAGTTGAGGTTTCTCAATTAATGGAGTTTCAGGAAGTCCTTCGCAAGAAACTGGCAGAGATTGAAGAAGTAATCCAGGAAAAAGCTGTCAACGATAATAAGGTTTAA
- a CDS encoding beta strand repeat-containing protein, which yields MQLWMVLKPEVKKENTGQNVLNLTKPIRLTFLYIPLNFSVNLLTEKITVENSSLIDNPVLPFGEGHAGDINITTGSLEVKNSTYIDTSTSGKGNAGNINITALSGDVIFENASYAPIIYTGIYTSNGQGNAGDVNININNGSLVAENIGVITENNQKTGNAGNVNLKVADSVIFDNSAVYTYTFPGTVGNGGNININTDKIILNNFSTFDSSVYGVGNAGNINLNSRSLQIKDNALYPISASTYGVGNAGNINFTSNEILLDNSQVWSIVDNLAQGNGGNIQINAHDSLQIGNGSEIQAQSVGRGNAGSVNLYADNTLKIDGVGSRISTLIGSGARGNAGDININAGSLEVTNGASLFTSLAGEGKGGSININANNLVKFDGADTFAQSIVASTGVGNAGDINIHTALLEVINNAYFESFTSGIGNGGNINITATDKVIFADSLFQGAFTSVVSSVGNAGDIQINTPVLEIKNFAELTTSTSGKGNAGNIIINATDKINIQSGRIFADVLFSGIGNGGDINIKTGNLRMSDNAVIVAKTTGAGNAGKVTINSNHQVELFGKATISTNVDIRGKGNGNDIVINSPSFLLTDNARIVASTSGEGNAGNVKITATEKAVLSGASGTELLNGVFTTVEATGRGDAGDIEINTPDFALSNGSQINTSTLGKGQSGDIIINAEKLEITENGGIFSITDGDEQAGDIFLNIVESINLNRGNILASTTSNSTGNGGNVIIDPIFVNLNHGSRIAVNSQGEGNAGDIFLTADNLNINSNSDISAATFSGEGGNISLYVDDILRLNRGVITTEAGGTGNGGNININTDFLVGRNESNIIANAFEGNGGNINITANSLFFTPESTINASSALGIDGVVETNILAVDPTQGLIELPENIEDPTKLIAENVCRRGTNSQFYRTGRGGLPITPDQVLETNTIDVGLVKPAESLGTAVSSNSNMETSSQNIIPARGWIFNEDGNLTLVDYDPTRKGLQREINQAMACN from the coding sequence ATGCAGTTATGGATGGTGTTGAAACCAGAGGTAAAAAAGGAAAACACCGGACAGAACGTACTAAATTTAACAAAGCCAATTAGGTTAACTTTTCTTTACATACCTTTAAATTTTTCTGTTAACCTACTTACAGAAAAAATAACCGTAGAAAATTCTAGTCTGATTGATAATCCTGTTTTACCTTTTGGTGAAGGTCATGCAGGAGATATTAATATTACCACAGGTTCTCTAGAAGTCAAAAATAGTACTTATATTGATACTAGCACTAGTGGCAAGGGAAACGCTGGAAACATTAATATTACTGCTTTGAGTGGAGATGTGATTTTTGAAAATGCTAGTTATGCACCTATAATTTACACTGGCATTTATACCAGCAATGGTCAAGGCAATGCAGGGGATGTAAATATTAATATAAATAATGGTTCTTTGGTTGCTGAAAATATTGGGGTAATAACTGAAAATAATCAAAAAACGGGAAACGCGGGTAATGTTAATTTAAAAGTTGCTGATAGCGTTATTTTTGATAACAGTGCTGTTTATACTTACACTTTTCCTGGTACTGTTGGTAATGGTGGCAACATTAACATTAATACAGACAAGATAATTCTGAATAATTTTTCTACATTTGATAGCAGTGTTTATGGTGTAGGTAACGCTGGTAATATTAATCTTAATAGTCGATCTTTGCAAATCAAAGATAATGCTTTATATCCAATATCTGCTAGTACCTACGGTGTAGGTAATGCTGGAAATATTAATTTTACTAGCAATGAAATCCTTTTAGATAATAGCCAAGTTTGGAGTATCGTTGATAATCTAGCTCAAGGTAATGGCGGGAATATTCAGATTAATGCTCATGATTCTCTACAAATTGGCAATGGTTCTGAAATTCAAGCACAAAGTGTTGGTAGAGGTAATGCGGGAAGTGTCAATCTTTATGCAGATAATACACTGAAAATAGATGGTGTTGGTAGTAGGATAAGTACTCTCATTGGATCTGGTGCGAGGGGTAATGCAGGTGATATTAATATTAATGCTGGTTCTTTGGAAGTAACTAATGGTGCATCTTTATTTACTAGTTTAGCAGGAGAGGGCAAAGGCGGAAGTATTAATATTAATGCCAATAATTTGGTCAAGTTTGATGGTGCTGATACTTTTGCTCAGAGTATTGTTGCTTCTACAGGCGTAGGTAATGCAGGGGATATTAATATTCATACTGCTTTATTAGAAGTGATAAATAATGCTTATTTTGAGTCATTTACATCGGGAATAGGTAATGGAGGAAATATCAATATTACGGCTACAGATAAGGTGATATTTGCTGATTCACTTTTTCAAGGTGCATTTACCAGTGTAGTTTCTTCTGTAGGTAATGCCGGTGATATTCAAATAAATACACCTGTGTTAGAAATTAAAAATTTTGCAGAATTAACTACTAGTACATCTGGTAAAGGTAATGCGGGTAATATCATTATTAATGCTACTGACAAGATCAATATTCAATCTGGTCGAATTTTTGCTGATGTTTTATTTAGTGGTATAGGAAATGGAGGTGATATTAACATTAAAACTGGTAATTTACGAATGTCTGATAATGCTGTGATAGTCGCTAAAACAACTGGAGCAGGAAATGCGGGGAAGGTGACAATTAACTCTAATCATCAAGTAGAACTTTTTGGTAAAGCTACTATTTCCACTAATGTAGATATAAGAGGAAAAGGAAATGGTAATGATATTGTGATTAACTCTCCATCTTTTTTACTTACAGATAATGCTCGAATTGTGGCTAGCACTTCCGGCGAGGGAAACGCAGGGAATGTGAAAATTACTGCGACTGAAAAAGCAGTTTTGAGTGGCGCAAGTGGCACGGAATTGTTAAATGGTGTATTCACTACAGTGGAAGCTACAGGCAGAGGAGATGCTGGTGATATTGAAATTAATACACCTGATTTTGCTCTGAGCAATGGTAGTCAAATTAATACTAGTACCTTGGGAAAAGGTCAATCGGGTGACATTATTATTAATGCTGAGAAGTTAGAAATAACAGAAAATGGGGGTATTTTTTCCATTACTGATGGTGATGAACAAGCAGGAGATATTTTTCTCAATATTGTTGAGAGTATTAATTTAAATCGTGGCAATATCTTGGCTAGCACTACTTCTAATTCTACCGGAAATGGTGGCAATGTTATTATTGACCCCATATTTGTCAATTTGAATCATGGTTCACGCATTGCCGTTAATAGTCAAGGTGAAGGCAATGCTGGGGACATTTTTTTAACGGCTGACAACCTCAATATTAATAGTAATTCAGATATTTCTGCTGCTACATTTAGCGGGGAAGGAGGCAATATTAGTCTATATGTTGATGATATTTTACGTCTGAACAGAGGTGTAATTACAACTGAAGCTGGAGGTACAGGAAATGGTGGTAATATAAATATTAATACTGATTTTTTAGTTGGCAGAAATGAGAGTAATATTATTGCTAATGCCTTTGAAGGGAATGGAGGTAATATTAACATTACTGCTAACAGCCTATTTTTTACTCCCGAAAGTACAATTAATGCCAGTTCAGCATTAGGTATTGATGGAGTGGTAGAAACTAATATTTTGGCAGTAGACCCCACTCAAGGTTTAATTGAATTACCAGAAAATATAGAAGATCCCACTAAGCTAATTGCTGAAAATGTTTGTCGTCGGGGAACTAATAGTCAATTTTACCGCACTGGAAGGGGTGGTTTACCGATTACTCCTGATCAAGTTTTAGAAACTAATACTATTGATGTGGGGTTAGTAAAACCTGCTGAAAGTTTAGGAACTGCGGTTAGTTCTAACTCTAATATGGAAACTTCTAGTCAAAATATTATCCCGGCTAGGGGTTGGATATTTAATGAAGATGGTAATTTAACTTTAGTGGATTATGACCCGACCCGTAAAGGGTTGCAACGAGAAATTAATCAGGCTATGGCCTGTAACTAA
- the ssb gene encoding single-stranded DNA-binding protein: protein MTQQYVNKVDLVGRVGQTPDVRYFESGAMKTSLTLAVKPPYRSENPLWFDLELWGNIAQVAADWVQKGSTIGITGEIVFDRWIDKNTNESRQKPIIRVSNLELISSAQRKDSNETSEDQDSIINANF from the coding sequence ATGACTCAGCAATACGTCAATAAAGTTGATTTAGTTGGTCGCGTTGGTCAAACACCTGATGTTCGCTATTTTGAATCAGGTGCAATGAAAACATCCTTGACCCTTGCTGTCAAACCTCCCTACAGAAGTGAAAATCCCCTCTGGTTTGATTTAGAACTTTGGGGAAATATTGCTCAAGTTGCAGCAGACTGGGTTCAAAAAGGTTCGACTATTGGGATCACCGGTGAAATAGTCTTCGATAGATGGATAGATAAAAACACCAACGAATCCAGACAAAAACCCATCATTCGTGTCAGCAATCTAGAACTGATCAGTTCTGCTCAACGTAAAGACTCGAATGAAACCAGTGAAGACCAAGATTCCATAATTAACGCCAACTTCTAG
- a CDS encoding IS630 family transposase (programmed frameshift) — protein sequence MGSRLRIFLTKKQDRELFDLRTAKVPQKVKDRAEVIRLNADGWYVEKIAAHFDWGEQTVRVVLNKWEKEGIEGLHELPGRGRKPKLVEADIEYLEKCLKEEAQTYNSKQLAEKLDKERGIKVSTNTIRRGLKKGVIWKRIRISHQAKQDPVTRANKQADMDMLELAAASGEIDLKYLDESGFSAWSDSGYTYYQKGEQKKLEQTKRRGRRISIIGLFQPLISFIYGLVIGGVKRSSYIKMMEQEAQEASESKRMRVIVQDNGPIHCCKEVQALWTKWEQMGLYMFFLPKYCSEMNPIELEWQHLKRDEIAGKMFEDELELAYAVMDGVETRGKKGKHRTERTKFNKAN from the exons ATGGGGTCAAGGTTAAGGATATTCCTGACAAAAAAACAAGATAGAGAGTTGTTTGACCTGAGAACAGCGAAAGTACCGCAGAAAGTAAAAGATAGAGCTGAAGTAATCAGATTAAATGCAGATGGTTGGTATGTGGAAAAAATAGCGGCTCACTTTGATTGGGGAGAGCAAACAGTAAGAGTCGTGTTGAATAAGTGGGAAAAAGAAGGAATAGAAGGACTCCATGAGTTACCAGGTCGAGGGAGAAAGCCAAAATTGGTGGAAGCTGACATTGAATATTTAGAAAAATGCTTGAAAGAAGAAGCACAAACTTATAACAGTAAGCAATTAGCAGAAAAACTGGATAAAGAGCGTGGGATAAAAGTAAGTACCAACACAATCAGACGGGGACTA AAAAAAGGGGTGATTTGGAAGCGGATAAGAATAAGTCATCAAGCAAAACAAGATCCAGTGACTCGTGCAAATAAACAAGCAGATATGGATATGTTAGAACTGGCTGCGGCTAGTGGAGAAATAGACCTAAAATATTTGGATGAATCAGGATTTTCAGCTTGGAGTGATTCAGGTTATACATACTATCAAAAAGGAGAACAAAAAAAGCTCGAACAAACAAAAAGACGTGGACGCAGAATCAGTATTATTGGGCTATTTCAGCCATTAATTAGCTTTATTTATGGTCTAGTAATTGGAGGAGTTAAGCGCAGTTCTTACATCAAAATGATGGAACAAGAGGCGCAAGAAGCATCTGAAAGTAAACGAATGAGAGTCATAGTTCAAGATAATGGACCAATACATTGTTGTAAAGAAGTTCAGGCATTATGGACAAAGTGGGAACAAATGGGTTTATATATGTTTTTCCTTCCTAAATATTGCTCGGAAATGAATCCAATTGAATTAGAATGGCAACATCTTAAACGAGATGAAATTGCTGGAAAAATGTTTGAGGATGAATTAGAACTAGCGTATGCAGTTATGGATGGTGTTGAAACCAGAGGTAAAAAAGGAAAACACCGGACAGAACGTACTAAATTTAACAAAGCCAATTAG
- a CDS encoding CatB-related O-acetyltransferase yields MFKQTKDILTKHKVGRWTYGVPEIKYDNKGGNLEIGAFCSIAGRVQILLGGNHRMDWVTTYPFYVYWDSARYIPSPSHSKGDVIIKNDVWIGENATILSGVTIGNGAVIGTSAVVAKNVPDYSVVVGNPAKVIRKRFDEETIERLLRISWWNWSDQKIETFLPLMLDTDISKFLIAVENSQ; encoded by the coding sequence ATGTTTAAGCAAACAAAAGATATATTGACTAAGCATAAAGTTGGTAGATGGACTTACGGAGTTCCTGAAATTAAATATGATAATAAAGGGGGAAATTTGGAGATAGGTGCATTTTGTTCAATTGCTGGCAGAGTACAAATATTGTTAGGAGGTAATCATAGAATGGACTGGGTTACAACTTATCCATTTTATGTGTACTGGGATTCTGCCAGATACATTCCTAGCCCCTCTCACTCTAAAGGTGATGTTATTATTAAAAACGATGTATGGATCGGTGAAAACGCAACTATTTTATCAGGTGTTACCATTGGCAATGGTGCAGTTATTGGAACTTCTGCTGTCGTTGCTAAAAATGTACCTGATTATTCAGTTGTTGTAGGAAATCCAGCAAAAGTTATCAGGAAAAGGTTTGATGAAGAAACAATAGAAAGATTATTACGAATAAGCTGGTGGAATTGGTCAGATCAAAAGATAGAAACATTTTTGCCTTTAATGCTTGATACTGACATTAGCAAATTTCTAATAGCAGTGGAAAACTCCCAATAG